The sequence below is a genomic window from Candidatus Methylomirabilota bacterium.
CCGCTCCATGACATAGCCCATGAAGACGAACAACGGGATCGACAGCAGGACGTCGTTGGTCATCACGCCGTACGTCCGCTGCGCGATGAGATCGAAGATGCGGTTGTCGTACCAGTGCGCGCCCGGGATCCAGAACGCGATATAGCCGAAGACCATCCCGAGGCCCATCAGGGTGAAGGCGGTGGGAAAGCCCATCATGATCGCGATCACGATGAGCCCCAGCATGGTCAGGCCGAGCGACGGGTCGCTCATGAATCCTTCCGCTCGTCCTCTTTGACCGCCCGCTCGTGGATCACGCCCTCTTCCATCACGCTGCGGTGGCGGGCGGCCTCGTCGATGGCGTGCGCCGTCTCCAGGGCCGCCCGCCGCGACTCCTCGTCCACGTACTCGCTGCGCCCGAGCTGGGTCTCCACGACATCGATCTCTTCCACGTCCTCGAGCCGCACGGGCCAGGCCCCCGTGCGCAGGCACATGATGCAGCGGGCGATCTCAGCCAGCCCCTGGAGCATGACCAGGGCGCCCGCGACAGGGATCACCGTCTTGAACTGGTAGACGGGCGGCCCCTCCGCGGTCACGGTGGAATGCTCGTGGATGCGCCAGGAGTCGGCCGCGAAGCCGCCCCCCGCGTAGATCAGCCCGATCATGCAGGGGACGAAGAAGAGCAGGTAGAGGGCCAGATCGAGAGCCGCCTGGCCGCGCGGCTTCATGTAGATGTAGACGAAGTCGGCGCGCACGTGACCCGCCGCGGCCAGAGTGTAGGCGCCGCACATCATGAACAGCGTGCCGTACAGCATGCTGTTCAAGTCGAAGATCCAGGCCGTCGGAGCGTTCAGGATGTAGCGCTTGAAGACTTCGAGCGATACCACGAAGGTCAGGGCCACGATGAGCCAGGCGAAGGCCTTACCCGACCAGTAGCTGACGTGGTCGATGGCCCCGAGCAGGCGCTGGGCGTTCATGCGAGCAGAAGCGAGGCCAGCCGTCCGGCGTGCACCGGACGGCTGGCCTTCCCTGAAGACGTCACGGAAAGT
It includes:
- a CDS encoding TRAP transporter small permease subunit, producing MNAQRLLGAIDHVSYWSGKAFAWLIVALTFVVSLEVFKRYILNAPTAWIFDLNSMLYGTLFMMCGAYTLAAAGHVRADFVYIYMKPRGQAALDLALYLLFFVPCMIGLIYAGGGFAADSWRIHEHSTVTAEGPPVYQFKTVIPVAGALVMLQGLAEIARCIMCLRTGAWPVRLEDVEEIDVVETQLGRSEYVDEESRRAALETAHAIDEAARHRSVMEEGVIHERAVKEDERKDS